The following proteins come from a genomic window of Musa acuminata AAA Group cultivar baxijiao chromosome BXJ1-7, Cavendish_Baxijiao_AAA, whole genome shotgun sequence:
- the LOC135679392 gene encoding 70 kDa peptidyl-prolyl isomerase-like yields MDEEDFDLPGGEEEAAMMDPPDDGPALKVGEEKEVGKQGLKKKLVKEGSGWETPEVGDEVEVHYTGTLLDGTKFDSSRDRGTAFKFKLGQGQVIKGWDQGIKTMKKGENAIFTIPPELAYGQSGSPPTIPPDATLQFDVELLSWCSVKDICKDGGIFKKILNEGEKWENPKDLDEVLVTYEARLEDGTVISKSEGVEFTVKNGFFCPALAKAVKTMKKAERVLLTVKPQYAFGGKGRPASGDEGAVPPNATLCIELELISWKTVTEIGDDRKIIKKTLKEGEGYQKPNEGAVVTVKLIGKLQDGTVFVKKGHDEQEPFEFKTDEEQVIEGLDRAVMSMKKGEIALVTIPPEYAFSFTESKQELAVVPANSTVIYEVELVSFVKEKESWDMNTAEKIEAAGKKKEEGNALFKLGKYARASKRYEKGAKFIESDNTFSEEEKKQSRALKAICNLNNAACKLKFKDYKEAEKLCSKVLEVDSRNVKALYRRAQAYIQLADLDLAELDIKKALEIDPDNRDVKLEYKSLKEKMREYNKKDAKFYGNIFAKMSK; encoded by the exons ATGGACGAAGAGGACTTCGATCTTCCGGGCGGCGAGGAGGAGGCCGCGATGATGGACCCGCCCGACGATGGCCCCGCGCTCAAGGTCGGCGAGGAGAAGGAGGTCGGAAAGCAGGGGCTCAAGAAGAAGCTCGTCAAGGAGGGGTCCGGATGGGAGACGCCCGAGGTGGGAGATGAAGTCGAAG TGCACTACACTGGGACTCTGCTCGACGGGACCAAGTTCGATTCGAGCCGTGATCGGGGGACGGCGTTCAAATTCAAGCTCGGCCAAG GACAAGTCATAAAGGGATGGGATCAAGGTATTAAAACTATGAAGAAGGGTGAAAATGCCATCTTCACCATACCTCCAGAGCTGGCTTATGGTCAATCTGGTTCTCCTCCCACTATCCCACCCGATGCCACTCTCCAATTTGATGTGGAGTTACTGTCATGGTGTAGTGTGAAGGACATATGCAAAGACGGAGGCATATTTAAGAAGATCCTGAACGAAGGGGAGAAGTGGGAGAACCCAAAAGATCTCGATGAAGTTCTTG TGACATACGAAGCCCGGCTTGAGGATGGAACTGTGATCTCAAAATCAGAGGGAGTAGAGTTTACTGTTAAAAATG GTTTCTTCTGTCCTGCATTGGCTAAAGCTGTGAAAACCATGAAGAAGGCTGAAAGGGTGCTCCTTACTGTGAAACCACAAT ATGCATTTGGCGGAAAAGGTAGACCGGCTTCTGGTGATGAGGGTGCTGTGCCACCAAATGCCACTCTCTGTATTGAGCTTGAATTAATATCATGGAAGACTGTTACCGAGATAGGGGATGACAGAAAGATCATTAAGAAGACTCTCAAGGAAGGAGAAGGTTACCAAAAGCCAAATGAAGGAGCGGTTGTGACAG TGAAGTTGATTGGTAAGCTACAAGATGGGACAGTCTTTGTGAAGAAGGGTCATGATGAGCAGGAGCCATTTGAGTTCAAGACCGATGAAG AACAAGTCATCGAGGGTCTTGACCGAGCAGTGATGAGTATGAAGAAAGGAGAGATTGCTTTGGTAACTATTCCACCAGAATATGCATTCTCATTCACCGAGTCGAAGCAGGAACTTGCTGTGGTTCCTGCCAACTCCACTGTCATATATGAAGTTGAGCTTGTATCATTTGTAAAG GAGAAAGAATCATGGGACATGAACACCGCAGAGAAGATTGAAGCTGctggaaagaaaaaagaagagggaaATGCATTGTTTAAATTGGGCAAATATGCTAGAGCTTCCAAGAGATACGAAAAG GGTGCCAAGTTCATCGAGTCTGATAACACATTTAGTGAAGAGGAAAAGAAGCAATCCAGGGCATTAAAAGCCATATGCAATCTCAATAATGCAGCCTGCAAATTGAAGTTCAAAGACTACAAAGAGGCAGAGAAGCTTTGCTCCAAG GTGCTGGAGGTTGACAGCAGAAATGTAAAGGCCCTGTATAGGAGAGCCCAAGCTTATATTCAGCTTGCTGATTTGGATCTTGCAGAGTTGGACATCAAGAAAGCACTTGAAATTGATCCGGACAACAG GGATGTGAAATTGGAATATAAAAGTTTGAAGGAGAAGATGAGGGAATACAACAAGAAAGATGCCAAGTTTTATGGCAACATATTTGCCAAAATGAGCAAATGA
- the LOC103992580 gene encoding peptidyl-prolyl cis-trans isomerase FKBP15-1, whose translation MARLHISVLFAAALILLVSAKKSGDVTELQIGVKYKPESCTIQAHKGDKIKVHYRGSLTNGEVFDSSFERGDPIEFELGSGQVIKGWDQGLLGMCVGEKRKLKIPAKLGYGAQGSPPKIPGGATLIFDTELVAVNGKSSSDAGKSTVDESEL comes from the exons aTGGCGAGGCTTCACATCTCTGTCTTATTCGCCGCTGCTTTGATCCTATTGG TTTCTGCGAAGAAATCTGGCGATGTGACGGAACTACAGATCGGGGTCAAG tACAAGCCAGAGTCCTGCACCAttcaagctcacaaaggtgacaaAATTAAGGTTCACTACCGT GGTTCACTTACTAATGGTGAagtatttgattcaagctttgaaaGAGGTGACCCCATTGAGTTTGAGCTAGGCAGTGGTCAGGTGATCAAAG GATGGGACCAGGGCCTTCTGGGCATGTGTGTTGGTGAAAAGCGAAAGCTAAAAATTCCTGCAAAACTTGGTTATGGTGCCCAAGGATCCCCACCAAAGATCCCAG GCGGAGCGACCCTTATCTTCGACACGGAGCTTGTGGCCGTCAATGGGAAGTCGTCATCTGACGCTGGAAAATCCACGGTTGACGAGAGCGAGCTTTGA
- the LOC135679391 gene encoding uncharacterized protein LOC135679391 isoform X1 gives MSRCFPFPPPEYEKKTSSGHVDLLAEDKHKEKKHKKEKSDKGKREGKEKKDKDRSKDKHKEKKDRKERHKDKKKKDQDKDKLKTPYDRTDKQTDSPNGDMVGECSWKAEAIKHSKSTEELGRKIKDGDKVPANRKVDNFSGPVEKSIGSFAVPAVFKERVPTDKSIPSSVDAPQGRIDGLERSADKIAISNQRRNEGLVSSHVSQKERSPSDKLAPDLNSTAQRGNGGMALPLEKWVDSVPRQFEGPYPAAAMEIDNYKCNKVTSSSTNAVQRTTNGMGQPTQNLSTPKNVDSIGLASKMEDRREVNKTDPNHDLMDQRRIDRMGRSVEKDANNRIKEEKARNTEREADDRREDRQRDKDNDKKKIKDKDKHKGKEKEKAKVKEKGEHKHKEQIGPRDVMKKDQSDSLNLKPLAPQRDNAKNYPINDNFKKRKEMDINGFHSENNMRIDKCPRTNPSSHLREENGRTLESSHIATVFPSVKPEAIRYTPTVKPVDNKEHKINGIAEAQPSLSGLTHLVAAKKGAAGKVDTSPHPDSMYLNQVYSIPIVDEWPEYDDQEWLFSSCHLQQKPKSKLGGNEVPQVWSEALKIEQEDVVALPYVVPY, from the exons ATGTCTCGCTGCTTCCCATTCCCACCACCGGaatatgaaaagaagacaagTAGTGGCCACGTAGACTTACTAGCTGAG GACAAACACAAAGAGAAGAagcataaaaaggagaagagtgaCAAAGGGAAGAGAGAAGGCAAAGAGAAAAAAGACAAAGATCGAAGTAAAGATAAACACAAGGAGAAGAAAGATCGAAAAGAAAGGCACaaagacaagaaaaaaaaggatcaGGACAAGGATAAACTAAAGACACCATATGATAGGACTGACAAACAGACTGATTCTCCCAATGGAGATATGGTTGGAGAATGCAGTTGGAAGGCAGAGGCAATTAAACATTCTAAATCTACCGAGGAGTTGGGCAGGAAGATCAAAGATGGAGATAAAGTGCCAGCAAACAGGAAAGTTGACAACTTCAGTGGCCCAGTTGAAAAAAGCATTGGTAGCTTTGCTGTGCCTGCAGTGTTTAAGGAAAGAGTTCCAACTGATAAAAGTATTCCATCCTCTGTGGATGCTCCACAGGGTAGAATTGATGGCTTGGAAAGGTCAGCTGACAAAATTGCTATTTCTAATCAAAGAAGAAATGAGGGTTTGGTCTCTTCACATGTATCACAGAAGGAAAGAAGTCCTAGTGACAAGTTGGCGCCAGATCTCAATAGTACAGCGCAAAGAGGAAATGGTGGTATGGCACTACCTCTGGAGAAATGGGTGGATTCTGTTCCAAGACAATTTGAGGGCCCATACCCTGCAGCTGCTATGGAAATTGATAATTACAAGTGTAACAAAGTTACCTCAAGTTCCACTAACGCTGTTCAAAGAACCACTAATGGGATGGGTCAGCCAACGCAGAACCTTTCCACTCCTAAAAATGTTGACTCCATTGGCCTTGCCAGTAAGATGGAGGACAGAAGAGAAGTTAACAAAACTGATCCAAACCATGACCTTATGGATCAAAGAAGAATTGATAGGATGGGCCGATCAGTGGAGAAGGATGCAAACAACAGGATTAAGGAGGAGAAAGCGAGGAACACAGAGCGGGAAGCTGATGATAGGAGAGAAGATAGACAGAGGGATAAGGATAATGACAAGAAGAAGATCAAGGATAAAGACAAGCAcaaagggaaagaaaaagaaaaggcgaAAGTAAAAGAGAAAGGTGAACATAAACATAAAGAACAAATTGGGCCTAGAGATGTCATGAAAAAGGATCAGTCAGATAGTCTCAATCTAAAGCCTTTAGCCCCTCAGAGAGATAATGCAAAAAATTATCCTATCAATGATAATttcaagaagagaaaggaaatggATATAAATGGGTTCCATAGTG AGAATAATATGCGGATTGACAAGTGTCCAAGAACAAATCCTTCCTCTCACCTCCGTGAAGAGAATGGGAGGACACTGGAATCATCCCATATTGCTACAGTTTTTCCTTCAGTAAAACCTGAAGCCATAAGGTATACGCCGACGGTAAAACCTGTAGATAACAAGGAACACAAGATAAATGGCATTGCAGAAGCTCAGCCATCCTTGTCTGGCTTGACGCATCTGGTTGCTGCAAAGAAGGGTGCAGCTGGTAAAGTTGATACAAGTCCTCACCCGGACTCCATGTATCTCAACCAAGTATACTCTATCCCCATAGTGGATGAATGGCCTGAATATGATGACCAAGAGTGGCTTTTCAGCAGCTGTCACCTTCAGCAAAAGCCGAAGTCAAAGCTTGGGGGCAATGAGGTCCCCCAGGTATGGTCTGAGGCACTAAAAATCGAGCAGGAGGATGTCGTCGCTTTGCCTTATGTCGTTCCTTACTGA
- the LOC135679391 gene encoding uncharacterized protein LOC135679391 isoform X2 gives MVGECSWKAEAIKHSKSTEELGRKIKDGDKVPANRKVDNFSGPVEKSIGSFAVPAVFKERVPTDKSIPSSVDAPQGRIDGLERSADKIAISNQRRNEGLVSSHVSQKERSPSDKLAPDLNSTAQRGNGGMALPLEKWVDSVPRQFEGPYPAAAMEIDNYKCNKVTSSSTNAVQRTTNGMGQPTQNLSTPKNVDSIGLASKMEDRREVNKTDPNHDLMDQRRIDRMGRSVEKDANNRIKEEKARNTEREADDRREDRQRDKDNDKKKIKDKDKHKGKEKEKAKVKEKGEHKHKEQIGPRDVMKKDQSDSLNLKPLAPQRDNAKNYPINDNFKKRKEMDINGFHSENNMRIDKCPRTNPSSHLREENGRTLESSHIATVFPSVKPEAIRYTPTVKPVDNKEHKINGIAEAQPSLSGLTHLVAAKKGAAGKVDTSPHPDSMYLNQVYSIPIVDEWPEYDDQEWLFSSCHLQQKPKSKLGGNEVPQVWSEALKIEQEDVVALPYVVPY, from the exons ATGGTTGGAGAATGCAGTTGGAAGGCAGAGGCAATTAAACATTCTAAATCTACCGAGGAGTTGGGCAGGAAGATCAAAGATGGAGATAAAGTGCCAGCAAACAGGAAAGTTGACAACTTCAGTGGCCCAGTTGAAAAAAGCATTGGTAGCTTTGCTGTGCCTGCAGTGTTTAAGGAAAGAGTTCCAACTGATAAAAGTATTCCATCCTCTGTGGATGCTCCACAGGGTAGAATTGATGGCTTGGAAAGGTCAGCTGACAAAATTGCTATTTCTAATCAAAGAAGAAATGAGGGTTTGGTCTCTTCACATGTATCACAGAAGGAAAGAAGTCCTAGTGACAAGTTGGCGCCAGATCTCAATAGTACAGCGCAAAGAGGAAATGGTGGTATGGCACTACCTCTGGAGAAATGGGTGGATTCTGTTCCAAGACAATTTGAGGGCCCATACCCTGCAGCTGCTATGGAAATTGATAATTACAAGTGTAACAAAGTTACCTCAAGTTCCACTAACGCTGTTCAAAGAACCACTAATGGGATGGGTCAGCCAACGCAGAACCTTTCCACTCCTAAAAATGTTGACTCCATTGGCCTTGCCAGTAAGATGGAGGACAGAAGAGAAGTTAACAAAACTGATCCAAACCATGACCTTATGGATCAAAGAAGAATTGATAGGATGGGCCGATCAGTGGAGAAGGATGCAAACAACAGGATTAAGGAGGAGAAAGCGAGGAACACAGAGCGGGAAGCTGATGATAGGAGAGAAGATAGACAGAGGGATAAGGATAATGACAAGAAGAAGATCAAGGATAAAGACAAGCAcaaagggaaagaaaaagaaaaggcgaAAGTAAAAGAGAAAGGTGAACATAAACATAAAGAACAAATTGGGCCTAGAGATGTCATGAAAAAGGATCAGTCAGATAGTCTCAATCTAAAGCCTTTAGCCCCTCAGAGAGATAATGCAAAAAATTATCCTATCAATGATAATttcaagaagagaaaggaaatggATATAAATGGGTTCCATAGTG AGAATAATATGCGGATTGACAAGTGTCCAAGAACAAATCCTTCCTCTCACCTCCGTGAAGAGAATGGGAGGACACTGGAATCATCCCATATTGCTACAGTTTTTCCTTCAGTAAAACCTGAAGCCATAAGGTATACGCCGACGGTAAAACCTGTAGATAACAAGGAACACAAGATAAATGGCATTGCAGAAGCTCAGCCATCCTTGTCTGGCTTGACGCATCTGGTTGCTGCAAAGAAGGGTGCAGCTGGTAAAGTTGATACAAGTCCTCACCCGGACTCCATGTATCTCAACCAAGTATACTCTATCCCCATAGTGGATGAATGGCCTGAATATGATGACCAAGAGTGGCTTTTCAGCAGCTGTCACCTTCAGCAAAAGCCGAAGTCAAAGCTTGGGGGCAATGAGGTCCCCCAGGTATGGTCTGAGGCACTAAAAATCGAGCAGGAGGATGTCGTCGCTTTGCCTTATGTCGTTCCTTACTGA